Proteins encoded within one genomic window of Eleutherodactylus coqui strain aEleCoq1 chromosome 1, aEleCoq1.hap1, whole genome shotgun sequence:
- the LOC136611758 gene encoding tetraspanin-18-like has product MGILLFMKYMMFLFNALIFLGGICLLGIGVWIVADPDGFQTLFTTNSLLSAGGYTLLIVGLALSLLGFLGCFGALRENKPLLLVFFILILLFFIVELVGLILALTYQKMIKEEHFLLELQTYYKGDNASEVFSQSWNSIMIALSCCGISGLNDFDNRSHFHHLHPFAPWPDACCKRDNPILSGVIKDKQKCMDNTPEYTNNQGCFITIARGLKKYISISGAAGLTVLGIEMFAMFFSLCLYYNFD; this is encoded by the exons ATGGGCATCTTACTCTTCATGAAGTATATGATGTTTCTCTTCAATGCACTCATATTT TTGGGAGGCATATGCCTCTTAGGAATAGGGGTATGGATTGTTGCTGATCCTGATGGATTCCAGACTCTTTTCACTACTAACTCTTTATTAAGTGCTGGTGGCTACACCCTGCTTATTGTTGGATTAGCTCTTTCACTACTTGGATTCCTAGGATGTTTTGGAGCACTTCGGGAGAATAAACCACTGCTCTTAGTG TTCTTTATACTTATTTTGCTCTTTTTCATTGTGGAACTTGTTGGTCTTATTCTCGCCTTGACTTATCAGAAAATG ATAAAGGAAGAGCATTTTCTGCTTGAATTGCAGACGTATTACAAAGGAGACAACGCTTCTGAAGTTTTCAGCCAGTCCTGGAACTCCATTATGATTGCA CTGTCCTGTTGTGGTATATCCGGATTAAATGACTTTGATAACAGATCCCATTTCCACCACCTGCATCCTTTTGCACCATGGCCAGATGCATGCTGTAAGCGTGACAACCCAATTTTATCTGGAGTCATAAAGGACAAGCAGAAGTGCATGGATAATACTCCAGAATACACTAATAATCAG GGCTGTTTTATTACCATTGCGAGAGGTCTGAAGAAATATATTTCCATATCTGGAGCGGCTGGCCTAACTGTACTTGGAATTGAG ATGTTCGCCATGTTCTTTTCTCTATGTCTGTATTACAATTTTGACTAG